The Streptomyces puniciscabiei genome contains a region encoding:
- a CDS encoding SAM-dependent methyltransferase, translating to MTDTGFSPERIDTGKPHSARMYDWYLDGKDHYVVDAEAASKVLELFPGAKDTAWANREFMHRAARFVAGQGVDQFLDVGTGIPTGPNLHQVVQAVTPGARVVYADNDPIVLRHAEALLHGTPEGRTAYLHADVREPERIVEYAREHLDLGRPVGLSLIALLPFVTDEQDPHGVVRTLLEPLPSGSYLMLSHGGTELFDPEVWGRIDAVYRSGGTSVRLRSYADVVRFFDGLELAEPGVVQATHWHPEPGMRVRTEQPVYVGVARKP from the coding sequence GTGACAGACACCGGATTCAGCCCGGAGCGGATCGACACCGGCAAGCCGCACTCGGCACGGATGTACGACTGGTACCTGGACGGCAAGGACCACTACGTCGTCGACGCCGAGGCCGCGAGCAAGGTGCTGGAGCTCTTCCCGGGCGCCAAGGACACGGCCTGGGCCAACCGCGAGTTCATGCACCGGGCCGCCCGCTTCGTCGCCGGCCAGGGCGTGGACCAGTTCCTGGACGTGGGCACCGGGATCCCCACCGGGCCGAACCTGCACCAGGTCGTCCAGGCCGTCACCCCGGGCGCGCGGGTGGTGTACGCGGACAACGACCCGATCGTGCTGCGGCACGCCGAGGCGTTGCTGCACGGCACGCCCGAGGGCCGTACCGCCTATCTGCACGCCGACGTCCGCGAGCCGGAGCGGATCGTGGAGTACGCCCGCGAGCATCTGGACCTCGGCCGGCCGGTGGGCCTGTCGCTGATCGCGCTGCTGCCGTTCGTGACGGACGAGCAGGACCCGCACGGTGTCGTCCGGACCCTGCTGGAGCCGCTGCCCTCGGGCAGCTACCTGATGCTGTCCCACGGCGGCACGGAACTGTTCGACCCGGAGGTGTGGGGGCGCATCGACGCCGTGTACCGCTCCGGGGGCACCTCGGTGCGGTTGCGCTCGTACGCCGACGTGGTCCGGTTCTTCGACGGCCTGGAGCTCGCCGAGCCGGGTGTCGTCCAGGCCACCCACTGGCACCCCGAGCCGGGCATGCGGGTCCGCACGGAGCAGCCGGTGTACGTGGGGGTGGCCCGCAAGCCCTGA
- a CDS encoding GNAT family N-acetyltransferase, whose protein sequence is MIRRRRAATAGLPVPGRCGPEAGRHVLATERLLLFTPRTRLDVAAALAASADAEAQRWLGTQADEVLPDPGTRKALLAWRPAGDDGRRVPRKLAQPYAPGPDDPLLLVCVRRSDLGYAGALELEHRTGEMGGWLAPSCRGQGLGAELFRAGAALAHTHAGLTTVRAGAEPGNTASRRALARAGFVPDEGPPRHTLPDGRVVETVWHRHDSAAAARCR, encoded by the coding sequence GTGATCCGCCGGAGGCGGGCCGCCACGGCCGGGCTGCCCGTGCCCGGGCGGTGCGGGCCCGAGGCCGGCCGGCATGTCCTGGCCACGGAACGGCTGTTGCTGTTCACGCCCCGGACCCGGCTGGACGTCGCGGCGGCCCTGGCCGCCAGCGCGGACGCCGAGGCGCAGCGCTGGCTCGGCACCCAAGCGGACGAGGTCTTGCCCGACCCCGGCACCCGCAAGGCCCTGCTCGCCTGGCGGCCGGCCGGCGACGACGGCCGCCGGGTGCCCCGGAAACTGGCCCAGCCCTACGCACCCGGCCCGGACGATCCCCTGCTGCTGGTCTGCGTGCGCAGGTCGGACCTCGGCTATGCCGGCGCCCTGGAACTGGAGCACCGCACGGGCGAGATGGGCGGCTGGCTGGCGCCGTCCTGCCGCGGCCAGGGCCTGGGCGCGGAGCTGTTCCGCGCGGGGGCCGCGCTCGCGCACACCCACGCCGGACTGACCACGGTCCGGGCGGGCGCGGAGCCCGGGAACACCGCGAGCCGACGGGCCCTGGCCCGGGCCGGCTTCGTACCGGACGAGGGACCGCCCCGGCACACCCTGCCCGACGGCCGTGTGGTCGAGACCGTCTGGCACCGTCACGACAGCGCGGCGGCCGCGCGCTGCCGCTGA
- a CDS encoding flavodoxin family protein — protein MPTLLIVHHTPSPNCQAMFEAVVSGATTPEIEGVRVVRRAALAATAADVLAADGYLLGTPANLGYMSGALKHFFDQIYYPCLDETRGRPFGYYVHGGNDVTGAVRAIEAITTGLGWRRAADAVTVTGEPAKADTEACWELGATVAAGLMPEA, from the coding sequence GTGCCTACCTTGCTGATCGTCCATCACACCCCGTCGCCCAACTGCCAGGCGATGTTCGAGGCCGTCGTCTCCGGCGCCACGACACCGGAGATCGAGGGCGTCCGCGTCGTCCGCCGGGCCGCCCTGGCCGCGACCGCCGCCGACGTCCTCGCGGCCGACGGCTATCTCCTCGGCACACCGGCCAACCTCGGCTACATGTCTGGTGCGCTGAAGCATTTCTTCGACCAGATCTACTACCCCTGCCTGGACGAGACCCGGGGCCGGCCGTTCGGTTACTACGTCCACGGCGGCAATGACGTCACCGGCGCCGTCCGGGCTATCGAGGCCATCACCACCGGCCTCGGCTGGCGCCGCGCGGCCGACGCGGTGACGGTCACCGGCGAGCCCGCCAAGGCCGACACCGAGGCGTGCTGGGAACTCGGGGCCACGGTCGCGGCGGGGCTGATGCCCGAGGCGTGA
- a CDS encoding PP2C family protein-serine/threonine phosphatase yields MGLRLRAGSRQPWQSVHALLLLPVVLIVVITVVDMQTPTNVHLGPALVIAPALTVSFAGPRTTAAIGGLALAAQVVIGVTHGGLGTTNHVVQIITLAVLTVLLVLYSALRERRQAQLAQVRTVAEAAQHVLMWPLPEQIGPLRIASLYLAAEDEAQIGGDLYAATRYDGGVRVMIGDVRGKGLSAIGEAALLLGAFRESAHRHIPLAELAALLEQSVTRYAEDLDPPEEAGERFATALLVEIPDRDPVTRMTSCGHPPPLLLSPGHAVTVPSLHPSPPLGVHGGTDHTLDVFSFEPGDTLLLYTDGVVEARDANGRFYPLSERVAHWTDDSPEALMHHVRRDLLAHAGGRLGDDAALIAVHRTSVDRRRHHVRAAGSDTVQHR; encoded by the coding sequence ATGGGTCTCAGGCTCAGGGCGGGTTCGCGGCAGCCGTGGCAGTCGGTACACGCTCTGCTGCTGCTCCCCGTCGTGCTCATCGTGGTGATCACGGTGGTGGACATGCAGACGCCCACCAATGTCCACCTGGGGCCGGCCCTGGTGATCGCGCCGGCGCTCACGGTGTCCTTCGCCGGGCCACGGACCACGGCGGCCATCGGAGGGCTGGCCCTGGCCGCCCAGGTGGTCATCGGTGTGACGCACGGCGGGCTCGGCACCACGAACCACGTCGTGCAGATCATCACCCTCGCGGTGCTGACGGTGCTGCTGGTGCTCTACAGCGCGCTGCGGGAGCGGCGGCAGGCCCAGCTGGCCCAGGTCCGCACGGTCGCCGAGGCCGCGCAGCACGTGCTGATGTGGCCCCTGCCCGAGCAGATCGGCCCGCTGCGGATCGCCTCGCTGTACCTGGCCGCGGAGGACGAGGCACAGATCGGCGGCGACCTGTACGCGGCGACCCGGTACGACGGCGGAGTACGAGTGATGATCGGCGATGTGCGCGGCAAGGGCCTGTCCGCCATCGGCGAGGCCGCGCTGCTGCTCGGCGCGTTCCGGGAGAGCGCGCACCGGCACATCCCGCTGGCCGAGCTGGCCGCCCTGCTGGAGCAGAGCGTCACCCGGTACGCCGAGGACCTGGACCCGCCGGAGGAGGCGGGCGAGCGGTTCGCCACCGCGCTGCTGGTGGAGATCCCGGACCGGGATCCGGTGACCCGGATGACCAGTTGCGGCCACCCGCCGCCTTTGCTGCTGAGCCCCGGGCACGCCGTCACGGTCCCGAGCCTGCACCCGTCCCCGCCGCTCGGGGTGCACGGCGGCACCGACCACACGCTGGACGTGTTCTCCTTCGAGCCCGGTGACACCCTGCTCCTGTACACCGACGGTGTGGTGGAGGCCCGGGACGCTAACGGCCGGTTCTATCCGCTGTCCGAGCGGGTCGCGCACTGGACCGACGACAGCCCCGAGGCGCTGATGCACCATGTGCGGCGGGATCTGCTGGCCCATGCGGGCGGCCGGCTGGGCGACGATGCCGCGCTCATCGCCGTGCACCGCACGAGCGTCGACCGCCGGCGCCACCACGTGCGGGCTGCCGGCTCGGACACCGTCCAGCACCGGTGA
- a CDS encoding ATP-binding protein — MNQPNQSLVGTDRAHAATDVPDRPSNGTEDWRRPDPDETGERLLPTPYDTGDRPLPAPETLEHAHRPPVPAGVLRPPGGGRHGRLPGPLGPDRLASGAALARSAAAFDLPAQPAAVGTARRVVQDLLTAWGVPDGTREDAVLVTSELVTNALVHAAGERIACRLHGTADRIRIEVEDQDGGPTRPAARRPGSDDQHGRGLFLVDALCRDWGVTPAPGRPARVVWAELPSDHD, encoded by the coding sequence GTGAACCAGCCAAACCAGAGCCTGGTCGGCACCGATCGGGCACACGCGGCGACGGACGTCCCGGACCGGCCCTCCAACGGCACCGAGGACTGGCGACGCCCAGACCCGGACGAAACCGGGGAACGCCTGCTCCCCACGCCGTACGACACCGGGGACCGCCCACTCCCCGCCCCGGAGACCCTGGAGCATGCGCACCGACCGCCGGTCCCGGCCGGCGTCCTGAGACCACCCGGAGGCGGGCGTCACGGTCGACTCCCTGGGCCCCTCGGCCCCGACCGGCTCGCCTCCGGGGCCGCGCTCGCCCGGTCCGCCGCCGCGTTCGACCTGCCCGCGCAGCCGGCGGCCGTCGGCACGGCCCGGCGCGTCGTACAGGACCTGCTGACCGCCTGGGGCGTGCCGGACGGCACCCGGGAGGACGCGGTGCTGGTGACCTCGGAGCTGGTCACGAACGCCCTCGTGCACGCGGCCGGTGAGCGGATCGCCTGCCGGCTGCACGGTACGGCGGACCGGATACGGATCGAGGTCGAGGACCAGGACGGCGGCCCCACCCGTCCGGCGGCGCGGCGCCCCGGATCCGACGACCAGCACGGGCGCGGGCTCTTCCTGGTCGACGCGCTGTGCCGCGACTGGGGGGTGACGCCCGCGCCCGGCCGGCCGGCCCGGGTCGTCTGGGCGGAGCTGCCGTCCGACCACGACTGA
- a CDS encoding lipoprotein, translating to MQVKVGSVRGAVVVAVALATTLGGCAKSADGDGKKASGATPAAKSEGAGGAATASGGSIGAAGSACELPVRFDLAKHWKAKAIDAEAELSRASKGSDGDLSGSLADAFLRQGPVTAACEIDAKPAGLIGFLRVWTGKAGKADAGSVLREFVAAEDNVGKERYHSFRTAGGLSGVEVEYLYTSKLLGETKKETALAVGTPGGPVVLHLGGMDTEEHEAMRPAYELAKQTLELT from the coding sequence GTGCAGGTCAAGGTGGGGTCCGTGCGGGGCGCGGTGGTGGTGGCGGTGGCGCTCGCCACGACGCTGGGCGGCTGCGCGAAATCGGCGGACGGTGACGGGAAGAAGGCCTCGGGCGCGACCCCGGCCGCGAAGAGCGAAGGGGCCGGGGGTGCGGCGACGGCGAGCGGCGGTTCGATCGGTGCGGCCGGTTCGGCCTGCGAGCTGCCCGTCCGTTTCGACCTCGCCAAGCACTGGAAGGCCAAGGCGATCGACGCCGAGGCGGAGCTGTCGAGGGCGTCGAAGGGCTCCGACGGCGACCTGAGCGGGTCGCTCGCCGACGCCTTCCTGCGCCAGGGACCGGTCACCGCGGCCTGCGAGATCGACGCCAAGCCCGCGGGCCTCATCGGCTTCCTGCGCGTGTGGACCGGCAAGGCGGGGAAGGCCGACGCGGGCAGCGTGCTGCGGGAGTTCGTCGCCGCGGAGGACAACGTCGGCAAGGAGCGGTACCACTCCTTCCGGACCGCCGGCGGGCTGAGCGGCGTGGAGGTGGAGTACCTCTACACCAGCAAGCTCCTGGGCGAGACGAAGAAGGAGACCGCGCTCGCGGTCGGCACGCCCGGTGGCCCGGTCGTCCTGCACCTCGGCGGAATGGACACCGAGGAGCACGAGGCGATGCGGCCCGCCTACGAACTCGCCAAGCAGACCCTGGAGTTGACCTGA
- a CDS encoding acetoacetate decarboxylase family protein — protein sequence MRADGHAPGRPTPDGQDAGALLRRCARDVVDVAEGIRAVSARTGAALFAPSLTASARRRPRTGLAAQWALLRALTNRQALGGSAFSAPNGVGQVLGAAGEALGRESLAALVAVTSLRLRIAAVLVDHPEFARDPGMRRLLAAVTADRDREAVRALRALFRDPGAQRALSGLAPLMAELVAVRALLEEAPQHDDAGRPLVAGREPSAGPPHDPPHGIGASPLATMDRGAAEAVDLTDQEKQFIATEGSFLGFLRNIDVLSTDGRILVQNVRGPDGVVRYVVQAPGLAPGRPRNDSAPDFAGAWRNLFTTDSPHTRSVRLALAHYGVPRGADLALIGHGEGGVALMNLARDEEFCRTYRVTHVVAVGSPVDRTKPADPRTWVAGITNQHDIAAAVDGRDAGSAFDPHPHWYAVDYAGPTHEFPLCHMLREYIEHLRTIVPDAREDVDAALTPYRGPIVRTQAYQLKDRAHPPEGYPFLTVPTTSLPTTAGPVDVPVRYYDSSAVHLCFPVPADAARGLLPGATWLTPSRLGRRALALLSLYEHRCSTVGPYTEIVLSLLVDDLWRPRPYDVAADLLRRVDLRRTGRYVLSLAVTSDEARVVAQEIWGQPAMRTTAEADLTGREIAVRSGDLGLSVEGRLGPGIRCPEADWILYGRRAESTVRTLVRVHGRPRLHPGAGVRLRLDTAAAEPLAGQLRRLGVDRARPRFVLSCPQFMLHRSAGAVLPR from the coding sequence ATGCGAGCGGACGGGCACGCACCCGGACGGCCCACGCCGGACGGTCAGGACGCCGGCGCACTGCTGCGCCGGTGTGCACGGGACGTGGTGGACGTCGCCGAGGGCATCCGTGCGGTGTCCGCACGCACCGGCGCCGCGCTGTTCGCGCCGTCCCTGACCGCCTCCGCGCGCCGCCGTCCCCGTACCGGCCTCGCCGCCCAGTGGGCGCTGCTGCGGGCCCTGACGAACAGACAGGCCCTCGGCGGCTCGGCGTTCAGCGCGCCCAACGGCGTGGGCCAGGTGCTCGGCGCGGCCGGCGAGGCGCTGGGCCGGGAGAGCCTGGCCGCGCTGGTCGCCGTCACCTCGCTGCGCCTGAGGATCGCCGCCGTACTGGTGGACCACCCGGAGTTCGCACGCGACCCGGGCATGCGCCGGCTGCTGGCGGCCGTCACCGCCGACCGCGACCGGGAGGCCGTACGGGCACTGCGCGCGCTGTTCCGGGACCCGGGCGCCCAGCGGGCCCTGTCCGGGCTGGCCCCGCTGATGGCCGAACTGGTCGCCGTCCGCGCCCTGCTGGAGGAGGCTCCGCAGCACGACGACGCCGGCCGGCCGCTCGTGGCGGGGCGCGAGCCGTCCGCCGGTCCGCCGCACGATCCACCGCACGGGATCGGCGCCTCGCCCCTCGCCACCATGGACCGGGGCGCGGCCGAGGCCGTCGACCTCACGGACCAGGAGAAGCAGTTCATCGCCACCGAGGGCTCGTTCCTCGGATTCCTGCGCAACATCGACGTGCTGTCCACCGACGGGCGGATCCTCGTGCAGAACGTGCGCGGTCCCGACGGTGTCGTCCGCTATGTCGTGCAGGCACCCGGCTTGGCGCCGGGCCGGCCGCGCAACGACTCCGCGCCGGACTTCGCCGGCGCCTGGCGGAACCTGTTCACGACCGACTCGCCCCACACCCGCTCGGTCCGGCTCGCGCTGGCGCACTACGGCGTCCCGCGCGGCGCCGACCTCGCGCTGATCGGGCACGGCGAGGGCGGCGTCGCGCTGATGAACCTCGCCCGGGACGAGGAGTTCTGCCGCACCTACCGGGTCACGCACGTCGTCGCCGTCGGCTCGCCGGTCGACCGCACGAAGCCCGCCGACCCGCGCACCTGGGTCGCCGGCATCACCAACCAGCACGACATCGCGGCCGCCGTGGACGGCCGGGACGCCGGTTCCGCGTTCGACCCGCACCCCCACTGGTACGCGGTCGACTACGCCGGGCCCACCCACGAGTTCCCGCTGTGCCACATGCTCCGCGAGTACATCGAACATCTGCGCACGATCGTCCCCGACGCCCGCGAGGACGTCGACGCGGCGCTCACCCCCTACCGCGGCCCGATCGTGCGCACCCAGGCCTACCAACTCAAGGACCGCGCCCACCCGCCCGAGGGCTACCCCTTCCTCACCGTGCCGACCACCTCGCTGCCGACGACGGCCGGCCCGGTCGACGTGCCGGTGCGCTACTACGACTCCTCCGCCGTCCATCTCTGCTTCCCCGTCCCCGCCGACGCGGCACGGGGCCTGCTGCCCGGCGCCACCTGGCTGACCCCGAGCCGGCTGGGCCGACGGGCCCTGGCGCTGCTGTCGCTGTACGAACACCGCTGCTCCACTGTCGGCCCGTACACCGAGATCGTCCTGTCCCTCCTGGTGGACGACCTGTGGCGGCCGCGCCCGTACGACGTCGCCGCGGACCTGCTGCGCCGCGTCGACCTGCGCCGCACCGGCCGTTACGTCCTCTCCCTCGCCGTCACCAGCGACGAGGCCCGGGTGGTGGCCCAGGAGATCTGGGGGCAGCCCGCGATGCGGACGACCGCCGAGGCCGATCTGACGGGCCGGGAGATCGCCGTCCGGTCCGGCGACCTCGGCCTCTCCGTCGAGGGCCGGCTCGGCCCGGGCATCCGCTGCCCGGAGGCCGACTGGATCCTCTACGGCCGCCGGGCCGAGAGCACCGTACGCACCCTGGTGCGGGTCCACGGCAGGCCGCGGCTGCATCCCGGCGCCGGCGTGCGGCTTCGGCTGGACACCGCGGCCGCCGAACCCCTCGCCGGGCAGCTGCGCCGGCTCGGCGTCGACCGGGCCCGGCCCCGGTTCGTCCTGAGCTGCCCCCAGTTCATGCTCCACCGCAGCGCCGGTGCCGTCCTGCCGCGCTGA
- a CDS encoding helix-turn-helix domain-containing protein, with amino-acid sequence MTAETDWGGAPSVLRMILGRQLEELRTRAGLSYAEAGAAIGVSHSTIRRMEAAKVARLRLADAEKLLQVYGVTDQDEIDTFLKSVREANKRGWWHTYRDVMPDWFAAYLSLEQAALQIRVYENQFVHGLLQTEDYARALIGADNPHASAEATERRVALRMRRQELLARKAPPRVWVVMDETVLRWPVGGPEVMRAQIDHLLEVNRLPHVTVQLMPFSNGPHPALRAGAYHLFRFRARELPDVVYLNGLVGAVYLDKADDVVVYREALDRLGAQAAPARKTEALLGAIRKEL; translated from the coding sequence ATGACCGCGGAGACCGACTGGGGCGGTGCCCCCTCCGTCCTGCGCATGATCCTCGGCCGGCAGCTGGAGGAGCTGCGCACCCGGGCCGGCCTCAGCTACGCTGAGGCGGGCGCCGCCATCGGGGTCAGCCACTCCACGATCCGCCGCATGGAGGCCGCCAAGGTGGCCCGGCTGCGCCTCGCGGACGCCGAGAAGCTGCTCCAGGTCTACGGCGTCACCGACCAGGACGAGATCGACACCTTCCTGAAGTCCGTGCGCGAGGCCAACAAGCGCGGCTGGTGGCACACCTACCGCGATGTGATGCCCGACTGGTTCGCCGCGTATCTCAGCCTGGAACAGGCCGCGTTGCAGATCCGCGTGTACGAGAACCAGTTCGTGCACGGCCTGCTGCAGACCGAGGACTACGCCCGCGCCCTGATCGGCGCGGACAATCCACACGCCTCCGCCGAGGCCACCGAGCGCCGGGTCGCGCTGCGCATGCGCCGCCAGGAGCTGCTGGCCCGGAAGGCGCCGCCGCGTGTGTGGGTGGTGATGGACGAGACGGTGCTGCGCTGGCCGGTCGGCGGACCGGAGGTGATGCGGGCGCAGATCGACCACCTCCTGGAGGTGAACCGGCTGCCCCATGTGACCGTCCAGCTCATGCCGTTCAGCAATGGCCCCCACCCGGCGCTGCGGGCGGGCGCCTACCACCTCTTCCGGTTCCGGGCCCGTGAACTGCCCGACGTCGTCTACCTCAACGGCCTGGTCGGGGCCGTCTACCTCGACAAGGCCGACGACGTCGTGGTGTACCGGGAGGCGCTGGACCGGCTCGGCGCCCAGGCGGCGCCCGCCCGGAAGACCGAGGCCCTGCTCGGCGCGATCCGCAAGGAGCTGTGA
- a CDS encoding SAM-dependent methyltransferase has product MPDNGWPADRIDTENAHSARIYDYILGGKDYYPADQEAGDAMAREWPALPVHMRANRDWMNRAVRWLAEEAGMRQFLDIGTGIPTSPNLHEIAQAVAPESRVVYVDNDPIVLTLSQGLLASAPEGRTAYLEADFRDPAAILDAPEVRETLDLGKPVALTVIAIVHFMLDEDDAVGVVRRLLEPLPSGSHLAMSIGTAEFAPEEVGRVAREYAARNMPMRLRTLDEAHEFFEGLELVEPGIVQVHKWHPDGTGEQDIRDEDIAMYGAVARKP; this is encoded by the coding sequence TTGCCCGACAACGGATGGCCGGCCGACCGTATCGACACCGAGAACGCCCACTCCGCCCGCATCTACGACTACATCCTCGGCGGCAAGGACTACTATCCCGCCGACCAGGAGGCCGGTGACGCCATGGCCCGGGAGTGGCCCGCGCTCCCGGTCCACATGCGCGCCAACCGCGACTGGATGAACCGCGCCGTGCGCTGGCTCGCCGAGGAGGCGGGCATGCGCCAGTTCCTGGACATCGGCACCGGCATCCCCACCTCGCCCAACCTGCACGAGATCGCCCAGGCCGTGGCCCCCGAGTCCCGGGTGGTCTACGTCGACAACGACCCGATCGTCCTCACCCTCTCCCAGGGGCTGCTGGCCAGTGCCCCCGAGGGCCGGACCGCGTACCTGGAAGCCGACTTCCGGGATCCGGCGGCCATCCTCGACGCACCCGAGGTGCGCGAGACCCTGGACCTGGGCAAGCCGGTCGCGCTCACCGTCATCGCCATCGTCCACTTCATGCTCGACGAGGACGACGCGGTCGGTGTCGTACGCCGGCTGCTGGAGCCGCTGCCCTCGGGCAGCCATCTGGCGATGTCCATCGGCACCGCCGAGTTCGCACCCGAGGAGGTGGGCCGGGTCGCCCGCGAGTACGCGGCCCGCAACATGCCGATGCGGCTGCGCACCCTCGACGAGGCCCATGAGTTCTTCGAGGGACTCGAGCTGGTCGAGCCGGGCATCGTCCAGGTCCACAAGTGGCATCCCGACGGCACCGGCGAGCAGGACATCCGCGACGAGGACATCGCGATGTACGGCGCGGTCGCCCGCAAGCCGTGA
- a CDS encoding DUF1996 domain-containing protein, protein MALMLGGGGLVAANVYASASEGWGDGSGANGTGHVLSAGMATIYCPDVGSRLTAVPDAARPDVDRELALLDRQTAEAYRKLQQSGQAGGQDSGSVDATIMNPLKDERAAAIGRITDAIDRAGERPQGLDAMAACSLRPGGDGASAGPQSTATPSPGAQPGGAGQGGNGPVVSDYADITSVPPAAPNPPQQADASRGSFTSDCGVNANGLFNSDNVIVAPGVSNGAHHFHDYVGNQGNNAFASDDDLANAGTSCVDKGDKSSYYWPVLRLQNGTQERDAGSPGGGTEGNAGQIVTPKQVTLTFTGNPRGKVTAMPRLLRIITGDAKAFVNGPGNANASWSCTGYEDRQLKDKYPLCPPGSDVVRSFRFQSCWDGRNIDSANHRTHVAFTGPDGSCPAGFQAIPQLVERIVYDVKAPSLQDGGRTAPLFAVDSFPEQLHKPVTDHGDFINVFDEDLMRQMVDCINAGRTCGSDGDQPGTTASPTASSGSGTTAAPGSGTTAAPGSGTTAAPSYGTTGQPGDTATVTSAPAPSATQPGEQPRTDATVTPDRTTTPDRRTTAPHDGTSQHDHRTGNHGTAKADRPTAPARPTPSSTPSPARPASTQAESAQAVPTQSESAQATAAGYVPPTSAQPQPQGTHGALAETGAHLWPAALGTLLAMSGLIMLLRARRLRY, encoded by the coding sequence ATGGCTCTGATGCTGGGCGGAGGCGGCCTCGTCGCGGCCAATGTCTACGCCTCGGCGTCCGAGGGCTGGGGTGACGGATCCGGAGCGAACGGAACCGGACACGTTCTGTCCGCGGGCATGGCCACGATCTACTGCCCCGACGTCGGCAGCCGGCTGACCGCCGTGCCGGACGCGGCCCGTCCCGACGTGGACCGTGAACTCGCCCTGCTGGACCGGCAGACGGCGGAGGCCTACCGGAAGCTCCAGCAGTCGGGGCAGGCCGGCGGGCAGGACTCCGGCTCGGTCGACGCCACCATCATGAACCCGTTGAAGGACGAGCGGGCCGCGGCGATCGGCCGGATCACCGACGCGATCGACCGGGCCGGGGAGCGCCCGCAGGGCCTCGACGCCATGGCCGCCTGCTCCCTGCGCCCCGGCGGCGACGGTGCGAGCGCCGGCCCCCAGTCCACCGCCACCCCGAGCCCGGGTGCCCAGCCGGGCGGCGCCGGCCAGGGCGGCAACGGACCCGTCGTCTCCGACTACGCGGACATCACCTCCGTACCGCCCGCCGCGCCGAACCCGCCGCAGCAGGCCGACGCCTCGCGCGGCAGCTTCACCTCGGACTGCGGTGTCAACGCGAACGGTCTGTTCAACTCCGACAACGTCATCGTCGCCCCCGGCGTCTCCAACGGCGCCCACCACTTCCACGACTACGTCGGCAACCAGGGCAACAACGCCTTCGCGAGCGACGACGACCTGGCGAACGCCGGCACGAGCTGCGTGGACAAGGGCGACAAGTCCTCGTACTACTGGCCGGTGCTGCGCCTGCAGAACGGCACACAGGAGCGGGACGCGGGCTCCCCGGGCGGCGGCACGGAGGGCAACGCCGGCCAGATCGTCACGCCCAAGCAGGTCACGCTGACCTTCACGGGCAACCCGCGCGGCAAGGTCACCGCCATGCCCCGCCTGCTGCGCATCATCACCGGCGACGCCAAGGCCTTCGTCAACGGTCCCGGCAACGCCAACGCCTCCTGGAGCTGCACCGGTTACGAGGACCGGCAGCTGAAGGACAAGTACCCGCTGTGCCCGCCGGGCAGTGACGTGGTGCGTTCCTTCCGGTTCCAGAGCTGCTGGGACGGCCGCAACATCGACAGCGCCAACCACCGTACGCATGTGGCCTTCACCGGCCCCGACGGCTCCTGCCCGGCCGGCTTCCAGGCCATTCCGCAGCTGGTCGAGCGCATCGTCTACGACGTCAAGGCGCCGAGCCTCCAGGACGGCGGCCGGACGGCCCCGCTCTTCGCGGTCGACTCCTTCCCCGAGCAACTGCACAAGCCCGTCACCGACCACGGCGACTTCATCAACGTCTTCGACGAGGACCTGATGCGCCAGATGGTCGACTGCATCAACGCCGGCCGCACCTGCGGCTCGGACGGCGACCAGCCGGGTACGACGGCGTCTCCCACGGCGAGTTCCGGCTCCGGCACGACGGCCGCCCCCGGCTCAGGTACCACGGCCGCCCCCGGCTCAGGTACGACGGCCGCCCCCAGCTACGGTACGACCGGACAGCCCGGCGACACCGCCACCGTGACCTCCGCCCCGGCGCCCTCGGCCACACAGCCCGGCGAGCAACCGAGGACCGACGCGACGGTCACGCCGGACCGCACGACCACTCCGGACCGGCGTACCACCGCTCCCCACGACGGCACGTCCCAGCACGACCACCGCACCGGGAATCACGGCACGGCCAAGGCGGACCGGCCCACCGCGCCGGCACGGCCCACGCCCAGCTCCACGCCCTCGCCCGCCAGGCCGGCGTCCACCCAGGCCGAGTCCGCCCAGGCCGTGCCCACCCAGTCCGAGTCGGCCCAGGCGACCGCCGCCGGATACGTCCCGCCCACCTCCGCGCAGCCCCAGCCCCAGGGCACGCACGGGGCGCTCGCGGAGACCGGAGCGCACCTGTGGCCCGCGGCGCTCGGCACCCTGCTCGCCATGTCGGGCCTGATCATGCTGCTCAGGGCCAGGCGTCTGCGGTACTGA